TGCTTACGAGTGTAAGATCGATCTTCTTACTGGTCGAACACATCAGGTTAGTCAGCCATTCTTGAGGGTTCACTATTCTTGGTAAACTTAATAAATTGGCATTGGCACCAAGAGGAAAATCTTTAGCTAGAAAGTATGATACCATTACCAGCTGTATCGTATTTTGCAGATTCGAGCTCAACTCGCTGCCTGTGGTGCACCGATAGTGGGCGACTCCATATACATGCCAGCTGCAATTGCGGAAATGGCCAATCCGGGACTCGATCCATTTGGCAAACATAAAAAACAATACACCAATGAACACGATGAATCGAAGGCTGTTACTGAGTGGGTGGCACAACACGGAAAGGAACCAAATGTTGCTATTGGACTCCAAGCTTGCCAAATTTCGTGGGATGACGGCGAGCACATTTACACAGCTGGACCTCCCTGGTGGAGGACATAAAGAATTGCTTAGGATTCTGTCATAGAGCAGAAACTTCACTGCATCAACCGCAGATGTCCGGTGCATATCAGCTCTCATCAGGATTAAAAAGGCCATGAGAGATTCTCTAATAAGGGGAGGGTTGTTTCTTGCCTCAATGTATTCAATTTTCATCATCCGGTGATCATGGTGATCAGTATTTCAGTTCAAgaaaaatgtatattaatttcaacaaaatttatttaataatttataaaaaaataaagaatatagtaataatagttttaattaaaaaatatttaatttagtaaTATATAAGCAgtaaaaaagaatatatataaaaatatagcaataatgtttattaaaaatattaattgaaatcGAGTTAGTAGTTTACAAATAATAAGAATTAAcacaaaattacaataaaaaatttgtttatttaaatttatttgataaataataatattttcttaaaaaacatTAAGTACATAAATAACGGGACTTCACTATATTTTGACCAATTTAATTTGATATGACAAATTAACTGAAAAGTACTTCTTCTGGTCTATAATATTTTTCGCATTTGGTCatttcacataaattaaaaaactaataaatatgtcttgatttaaatgtatttttactaagttattcaaataaatcatgACTGGTTTTATATTTGACCAGATCTTTTAACCTTACTAAATAATTTATTGCTagggataaatttgaaaaaatagcaaCTAATGCTTTCTTAAAACTctaatgtgacaaatattatgtatcaaaagaaattttcaaatgtgacaaatattataaatcggACTCCGACGGACCTAGACATGTAATTTTGAGGGGACCAATTTTTTAGTTaaactattatttatatttttaatatatttaataaaataattttttttaaaattcaaaagtaaacaagtaatattaatttataaaacaaaacaaataaaaactatatttttagaaaaactaTGGTAAAAATCAATTAtctttgatgatttttttttcttttgatgaaattatttttttacattgtTGTTGTAGTTTCAATAAGAGATCATTTTTAAAAgctaaatttatattgaatgatcataaaaagaaattcaaaaaacTAGATGAAtctatgtataaaaaataataataatactcacattattattttatatagaattaATTGTTAATATCTCCATAAATTAAAGTTTggataacttttttttttaattttgaaaaatcacTATTCTCTCAtaactataaaattttatagaattaaaaTCTTCTTATAATAGATTTtagttaaagaaaattaaaatataaagagaaaataatgatattttaaaatttataaaaaatagcgGTTGGAATCCTTAACTAATGGggaatataataattaatttttatataaataaaataaaaattaacatacAATTAGGATAGAAAATTAGTGATATGATACAAGTAAAAGAAGTGAATGTTTTAAGTGGAAATTGACCCATAATATGCGTGTaatgtttttgattttgtttcttgagGGGGCCATGGCATCTCCTGGTCCCTTAAAGGGTCCGTCCCTGAATCGGAGGAAGTATTTCTGAAATATACCGCCACACTAACCGTCATGTTAGAAGCCACTTTAAAATTACGATAACACAACATATATTTCAGTAGGTTAATTAAATTTGGTTGAAAAAGattttcaaatgaaataaagataaaatatagtatttaaaagatataaaataaattataggtactactttaaatatatcataaaatttagGTACTACCCAAAGATTTAAACCATAAGCAGTTAAGCACCAGAActatatattcaaaaaaaaaatcctcaaTCCTCACCTCAGCGCTGGCCGGAATGAGCAGTCTTTAAAAAATGAGCTCCTTCAGTTTAGCAGCTTCAATCTTCACCGGCGGCTACCGGAGTTTCGGTGCCTCAGTCACCCTCTTGCGCACTTTAGCATCAACCCATGTTAATGTTCTCAATAAGCGCCGCACTTGTAATAATTCTGTAGCTTGGTTTTCGAGTTCACATAGGAGACAGTGTGGCTGTCAGTCCTCAAAACTAGAAGTTTCTTACACTTCTTCTGCTAATAGGTAACtcaattttattatctttatcagttgttttcattttatttagtaatttgATTGTTTAAAGCTTTTTAcaaagtttgaatttttaaaatttatgactGGTAATTATTTGAACCGATGATTTCTGCTGAACTTTGCATTTTTCTGTTAATGTTGCAATTAGGAAGAGTTTAATTTGTTAATAAGGTAGCCCGGACCCGGACCCGGACCCGGAATCGGGACACTTGGACAGGGACACGGCAAAACCGTGTTATTTAAAGGTTTCCTGTGTAAAAAGCGAAGTTTCATGTCTGAAACATCAAGTGTCCAACATGTTTCGAAATGGGAGACGTTAATTGAATGAAGAGTCCGTGCTAGTACTTTTGACTATTTACCTTAAGTTACAAAGTAAATGATTGAATTATGACCAGTACTTTTGTTTGCTTGTTGGGAGAGTTCGTATTGCTGATGTTTGTGATAGGATATATCTGTGATCTTGACAtgatgttttttgttttgtttcagttgcTCAGACTATGATCGGTTGCTTCCATGCCCCCCATACAGCAGACCACTAAGAATCGAACACTTAGTTGTTTCAGAGGAAGCTCGTGTGCTAGATTATATCTGCAAGTCTCTGGATCTTCCTCCTCTGTAAGCTTTTTCTTTGCTTATCCTTTAACTTTGTTTATTGGTGATATGGAACACACTATTATATGAGTTTTGTTATGAATCAGAATTGAGTGATGCGCGGAAAATTTCATTCTTTGAAGGTTTGTTGCAGACCTCATCCATTTTGGAGCTGTACATTATGCCCTTGTATGCCCGAAGCCACCTCCAACAGCAACTCCGGAGCAGGTTGCGTTATTTGAAAAGTTTACAGCCCCTTTGCTTCTCAAGAAGAGAGCTTCCATCAAAGGGAAAACTGTGCGAGAAGCACAAAAGACATTTCGGATTACTCATGGCGACCAGTTGCTTGAAGCTGGAACATATTTGCGAGTTCATGTACATCCAAAACGCTTCCCTAGGTAAAATACAATGTCAATAGATGTCTGGAATCATTAAATTGTTGGAACATGAATTCCACATCGGATAATTAATAAGAAGTTAAATGACTTATGAGTGGAGGTCCTAGCACAACCCAATTAGTTTTGTGTAAGATGTGTTCCCACCCTATCCAAGATTGGATTTATAATCCACAATAATGGGCATggtatttataaatgttaactTTGTTCAGGTGCTATGAAGTTGATTGGAAATCAAGAATTATAGCTGTGACCGATTCTTATGTTATTCTGGACAAACCTTCTGGTACAACAGTATGTGCTTTTCTCATTACTTTTAATTAGAGATTATCAAATAGAGAGCTGCAGAGCTGTTTCTGGTTCACCTTTACTTTAATTTGTGTATTCAAATATTACCACGGAGctacatattttaattaatactcaCAGAATCCATAAATTTCAACTTCATTCAGGTAGGAGGAACTACAGATAACATTGAAGAAACTTGTGCAACCTTTGCCACTCGTGCCTTGGGATTTAAATTCCCCTTGAAAACAACACATCAGATCGACAATTGCACAGAGGGCTGGTATGGATCCTTAGTAGAATTATGTTATTTTggagttattttttttattttggtttagaCTGAACCGTGGCCTTTCTTTATTTACAGTGTTGTTTTAGCCAGGGCCATTGAATACTGCTCAGAATTCCATGGGAAAATCAGAGTAAGTTGAATATGCGTTGTCTACTTGTACATTTGATTCAGTTAGTCCGGGTTGTAGAGGCGAGATTTGTTGTTACTGATGGTACTCTTTCATACAATAAATGGCTTtctaaatcataatttttttattagcttTTCCACAATTCATCTATTGTGTGATTGTAGTTCATCTCAACACCCTATGGCCTAGGCTCTgatttataatttcttttgtGAATTCCTTTCTGTCATCAGGAGAAAAAGGTCAAGAAGCTTTATCTTGCTCTTGCTGCATCTCCTGTACCAGCGGGAATAATTACACATTACATGCGTCCTATTAATATTGCTCCAAGACTTGTCTCAGAaggtaattaaattaatctatttaGCATTTCATGGATCATATCGGTTCTTATTTTTGATGATTTGTGGTAGCTGATAGAGTAGGGAGTTGCGTAGTTTTAGCGATCTTATTCCGGAATTGTCATCGATTTGATATTACTTTGTAGTTATTATCATGCTTACTACTTCATTAAAGATTTAGcatctgcatttttttgtttaaaaccaaagaaattttaaacaaacaaaaaaaaagctaCCAGCAGCTCTTAATATCCGCAGCAGCAAAcattaaacaaacaaaacaaaactatcCACTCCGTAGATGCCTATTAATTTGCAGCTAGTATTGAATAAGCAATTAAGTATATCTTTTGCCGTCTAAGTGAAATTTGTTGATGTAAGCAGAATCCAAAGAAAGGTGGCACTTGTGTCAACTTGAGGTCTTGGATTGCAGAAAGGTTCCTTGGCCAGATGCTGTAACTGAAGAAAAATATTCTGTTGAAAACTGCGGGTGGCCCTCAAAAGATTTTGCGTATGAGTGTAAGATTAATCTTTTGACTGGCCGAACACATCAGGTATTCAACTATGCTTcacttttttcctttttattgtCATCAGTAGTAAAAACTGTTTTTTCAAGGGTAGACAATTTCAAGTATTGCTGCAAGGGACTTTTGTCATTGCTAATTATTTTGGCATTGCTGAGTTCATTATAATTTGACATCAACAAGAGACAGTAACTTAATTATATCATATGGTGCAGATTCGAGCTCAACTGGCTGCTATTGGGGCCCCATTAGTGGGCGACTCGATGTACATGCCAGCTGCAATTGCAAAAATGGCTAATCCTGAACTTGACCCATATGGGAAGTATAGAAAACAATACACTGACGAGAGTGATGAAGCAGTGGACGTTGCTGATTGGATTGCACGACATGGGAAGGAACCGACTATTGCTATAGGTCTTCAGGCCTGTGAAATTTCGTGGGATGACGGTAAGCAAAATTACAAAGCTGGATCTCCCTGGTGGAGATGTAGACTTGCTTAGAATAAGTATTGCATCAAAATTGATTTCATTTGTGAAATGCTTTATTTATGGCATGAGTAAATGGATACAGAACTGCGAGTTTTAGAGTAGCAACTCCTGTTTACATGTCATATTTTGGAGTTGTATATCCGATAGTTAGCGATGAATTTTCTGTACCAAGTTGCCGATAGTTTTGGAGTTCTCTTCAGTGTGGTGTAGTTAATATGGTGAAGTCCGAATCTGAGTCTGTACCCTTGAGTCCACTCAAAATCATCAAGCAACGACCATACAATATACCCTCTTACGTCTGCTCCTTTCCTAATCACATAGAAAAAGTATGTAAAATTCTCAGAAAAAACCAGACAGTGCAATTACATTGTGTAAACTTACTTCATGGCAGTCGATAATGCATCTAAATAACCAGACATGTATTCTATCCTTTCTGCGTCCTGAAGAACTTCTTCAATGCCGAGCTTTGGATTGTTCGGTTCTCCATAACCTACATGATCCATTAAACTTGCATGACAAGTCATTAACAATTTGTCATTATAAAGACTACAGTTTCTGTTCTTACCATTTTCCGTGACGATCATTGGTATATTATGGTATCTTTCTTTGAGATAGGTAACTATCTTTTCCATTCCTTGGGGATATACACATTGCCATTCGAAATCAGGCTGTATTTATCGGATCAGAATGATTCAACAGAAAGCATCATTAAAAATTGTCAAGGCTAATTCAGGTTAAAATTTTTGGGGTTACTGAACTAGACTTTTTACACTTCGGTTGCCatcgtttcattttttatattttagtaaccAAACTTTCATTTTCTATAAATGGGAAGTTACTATAGCAATTCCGGCCATTAATGCTTATGTGGCAATGAAAAATTTGGGTGCCACATAATTTTCTGTCGGCCACATAATGAATTCACTATGTAACATGTCGTtggaaaaatgaaagttgggttatcaaaatataaaaaaaaagaaacaacgGTGATCAAAGTATAAAAGGCCTAAAATTCAGttactgaaaaaaaaattaacccgTAAAATTCTTACACATTCACCAATGGAAACTCCATTTTTCTGTTGAGTCTGTTGATAAAAGCCTTCAGTTTTGGAGCCTCCTCTCCCAATTTCACAGACAGAAGAGATACAGTCTTGGATATAGTAACTGGTGTAATGGTTAATTCCAATGAAATCCAGTCCCTTACTCAGTTTTTCCTTGTCACTACTTGAAAATTCTGGTAAAGTAGACCCCAGAATTTGTGTCATCTCTTCAGGAtattttccaaatattattGGGTCCAAGAACCTGCAAGA
This region of Mercurialis annua linkage group LG1-X, ddMerAnnu1.2, whole genome shotgun sequence genomic DNA includes:
- the LOC126659301 gene encoding RNA pseudouridine synthase 6, chloroplastic: MSSFSLAASIFTGGYRSFGASVTLLRTLASTHVNVLNKRRTCNNSVAWFSSSHRRQCGCQSSKLEVSYTSSANSCSDYDRLLPCPPYSRPLRIEHLVVSEEARVLDYICKSLDLPPLFVADLIHFGAVHYALVCPKPPPTATPEQVALFEKFTAPLLLKKRASIKGKTVREAQKTFRITHGDQLLEAGTYLRVHVHPKRFPRCYEVDWKSRIIAVTDSYVILDKPSGTTVGGTTDNIEETCATFATRALGFKFPLKTTHQIDNCTEGCVVLARAIEYCSEFHGKIREKKVKKLYLALAASPVPAGIITHYMRPINIAPRLVSEESKERWHLCQLEVLDCRKVPWPDAVTEEKYSVENCGWPSKDFAYECKINLLTGRTHQIRAQLAAIGAPLVGDSMYMPAAIAKMANPELDPYGKYRKQYTDESDEAVDVADWIARHGKEPTIAIGLQACEISWDDGKQNYKAGSPWWRCRLA